CGAACCAACCTGGTTGAAAATTATCCGGCTGTTACGTTGGGATAAGCCAGAAGGACGTTTAATTTTAATGATTCCCGCTCTGTGGGCGGTGTTTTTAGCAGCTAGAGCGACTCCACCCTTACTACTAGTAGGAGTCATTGTCTTAGGTACTTTTGCCACCAGTGCTGCTGGGTGTGTAGCGAACGATCTTTGGGATCGAGATATCGATCCGCAAGTGGAAAGGACTCGCAATCGTCCTCTTGCTTCCCGCGCTTTATCTATCCGAGTAGGAATTGTAGTTGGTTTAATTGCTTTAGTTTGTGCTTTTATTTTGTCTTTATATTTAAACCAATTATCCTTTTGGCTGTGTGTCGCCGCCGTACCCGTTATTTTGCTTTATCCAGGGGCAAAGCGAGTGTTCCCCGTCCCTCAGTTGGTGTTATCTATTGCCTGGGGTTTTGGCGTATTAATTAGCTGGAGTGCTGTTACGGGAAGTTTAGATAAGGCAACTTGGTTGCTATGGGGTGCAACTTTATGCTGGACGCTAGGATTTGATACAGTTTATGCCATGAGCGATCGCGAGGATGACAAGCGCATTGGCGTGAATTCCAGCGCTTTATTTTTCGGTAAATACGCCCCAGAAGCGATCGCAGTTTTCTTTGCTGGTACTGTGTTTTTACTCGGTTGGCTAGGTGTCGTCATGCACCTACGTCTAGGTTTTTGGATTACTTTAGTCTTGGCTGCATCTGGCTGGATTTGGCAGTATACTCGGTTGCGCGATCCGCAGTTACCAAATCCTGCTTACGGAGAAATGTTTCGTCAGAATGTTTGGTTGGGTTTTCTGTTATTAGGGGGAATGATTGCCGGAATTTTGATTTGATCGCCCCATGTGCAACCGCTCTACTGCCCCCTTTTTAAGGGGGTTGGGGGATCGCAGTACTACGCCACTTACGAAAGATCTCCCCTAGCCCCCCTTGAAAAAGGGAGGAACAAAAAATTATTGACTTGTGGTGAAAGTGACATCTTCATAAAGTGCTTCTAAGGTTGACTCAAAACCAATACTATCGAGCCGAAATGTTGTCTGCTGTGGCGTGTAAGACTGCAATACCCATAACCCTTGTTCGTTACGTCGGAAGCACTCAACTCGCTGCCGTTTGGTGTTAATTAATACGTATTCGCGTAGGCTTTCTAGTTCCTGATAATCAACAAATTTGTCACCGCGATCGAAGGCTTCAGTAAAATCGGACAAGACTTCGACAATCAGACTAGGAAAACACTTGTAAGTAGAGGTTTCGCGATCGCGCGGATCGCAAGTCACCATGACATCGGGATAGTAGAATCGATTCAGCGATTCAATCCGTGCTTTCATGTCAGCAATATAGACACGGCAACCGGAACCTCGAACATGGCTGCGAAGAAGCGTAGCAATGTTAAGGGCAATGGTAACGTGGGGATCGCTTGCCCCAGCCATAGCGAAGACTTGCCCATCAATGTATTCGTGCTTGATGTTGCTCGCATCCTCCAGTTGGAGGTATTCGTCGGGGGTGAGGTAGGACTGTTGAGGGGAAGCAATCATAGCTAGAATCTTAAGGATGGAATCGTGTCATTCGCAAGCAGTTTGCCTTGGTATTTTAAGATTCTACGTCAGCTTTGGAGTGCTAGGACGTGGAAATAGAATTGCTTACTTGGGTGGAGCTGTTTTGATTTAGTTATGCTGCGATCGCAATAGCTTAAATTGAAGTTAAAATATCCGCGATCGCTTTTACCGAAATAACATAAGGGGATGAATTTGTGACGCTATTTGATGAAATGTCACAGAAAAACTACAGATAAATTTTAATATCTTCATCCTGTTTTTAAAAGTGATTCAGAGATATTTAATGTATTGAATGAGCGTCTAGAATTAAGGCATCTAAATGAGTGTTGAGTATTCTTCCTAAGACACTTTATGGTAGACACCTATGATTTATTGACTCAGTGGGCATCTGAGGGTAATGAGGTCGTTGACTCTTATCTTGATTTGACATCTCAGTTTTTACTAGAAAAACCATCTATTGATCCAAGAACTCAGTGGATACTTCGCTATTTGACTGTAAGTTGCAATCAAACCACTAACAGTACATTTCTACTTATTGCCAATGCTCAACTTTGGGATGCTGAAATTCTGTTACGTTCAGTAATCGAAGGAACCATTAAGTACATTTACTTGTGTTTAGGAGATGAGAACGACTACATATCTAAGTCAGAGGAATACTTGTTACATCTCCCTAACATAGGCGAGATCAAGCACCAACAAAGAATACGCTCATTCCTCCAGAATGTAGATAATCCGACATCAGATGAATACGCAATACTTAGAGAAACCTTGATTGAAGAGGCTGAGTTAGCTGAACTTTACAATAACTATCCTCGCGAAAATAGAAAACAGCTTGAGCAGAGATGGGCGTTTAACGAAATTGCCAACATCTTAACTAGAGATGATATTGGTCTTAAAAACTTTGATGCTCTTCGATACCTATTGTCTTACACTTATGGCATTGGAAGCCATCTAGCCCACCAAGATGCTACAGGGTTAAAGCTTATCCACAATAGATTACAGAAAACTTTTGAAGATGCAAGATCAGATGAATTAGCACATGCGTCTCGCCAGATAAATGATCTGCTAATGATGGCTTTTTTTCGCTCAGCTATGACATACCATTTACATCATGCGGATATCAAGCCGATTATGAATTTATTTGAGTCTCATCAGCAGTTTATTAATACGATGGCGAAGGTGCGGAAAGATTGGTGGAAGAAATATACAGAGCAGTCGTGAACTGCTGTATGCGCTGACAATCCTATATAGCTAAGGCTTAAAGCCGTCTAACAACGCCCATGCACACCGACCGCCGAGAGTTGATTGGCTATGAGGCAGAGGTTATCTGCGGCGAGTGATGGGCACCGTTCAGCCCCAAGTCCTCGGTGGGTGGTAACAGCAACTTAAAGCTTATCTGTTAGCATCTTGAGCCAAGATAGCGGGACAATATTTTGAAGTTTATGGTAGTGTAACCGTCACTAAATATATCGAACCTGATTTTGCATCTCGTCCGAGGTAATTTGATTGAGAATGGCGAGTAATCTTTGTGCGATCTCTTGCGGAGAACGGCGAACTGCAAAAATTACTCCGTAGTGTGTCTGTCCCAAATCAAAATATTTCTGTATGAGTTCCTCAAAATCAGTTCTGTTGTGAGTAACCAGAGTTCTTGCTTGACTTATAGCATAGGCAAGCTGCTCTGCATCAGTTGCGTGAAGTTGCCCGGCATCTCGTGTAGTAATGACATCAAAGCCTCTTGCATGAAGCAAGTCAGCTACCAATACATTAACATCTTCATCCAAATACAGACAAATAAATATGCGACTCACAAATCTATAACTAATGGATCGATCAATTCGTCAGGAATGCGGTTTTTTTCAATATATTGATTAATTTCGTCTTGATGGTCGCTGTAGTAAGTTAATGCTCCAAAGATTTGCCCCAATGTTAGGTGCGGCATCCCTTTGGGAATTTCCTCTGGTGCAATACCCATGCGCCAAGTTTCAACGATTGCTCTGACGGGTGTACGAGTTCCTCGGATGATAGGTTCTCCATGTAGAATCTCATCATCTCGAACAACATAAAGATATTCCGTTGCTTGAACCATGCTAACCTCTTAAGTCGGCTATTGTTTGATTGTATCGTTTAGATCAATTGTCTCAGTGCATCAGACGGTATCACAACCCCAATGCTCGATCGCCGAAAAGTTGCCTTTCACAACCTTTTATTCTTACTTTCCTGCCAAGAACCACCCAAACCTTGTAAGACTCCCCTGCCAATTAAACCAATTGTTTTTCCTACAACTTGGGTCAAAACAAAAATCACTCCTTTACCTACAAACGATACTACTGCTTGTAGGCGAGGTGCGATCGCATCTCGTAATTCGAGAGCTAAAGTTACGATTAAAGGAATTCCTGAAAGTTGTGTTAGTTCGCGATCGCGAGGCGCGTAAATTGATATTTTGGCAATTCCACGCGGGGCTAGCAATAACAATTCATAGCGGCTTTCAAAAACCTGGCGAGGTTCTTCAAAATATGTTCTAGCCCGATATTTCCACGATAAATTATTCCTGAATCGCTCTATCTCCCTTGTGGAAATTAAACGGCGATCGTAATAACTTTGTTTGATAACTTCTAGTTCGGCAAATTGATTCAAAAGTGGCTGTACGACAGCATTTGCAACTTGAATTATCAAATTCTGTAGAATTATTTCCGCTCTTTCCTTCGCCTCCAAACTTTCAGCCGCAAAGGAAGTATTATCGATAACTAAAGGTGTAGCAAATAGTAGATAGGAAAATAAATCGCTGACGAGAGGAATTTTATCTAAAATTGCTGTTTGTACGACAATTTCAGCTTGTAACAAACTATTGACAAAATCTACAGTAATTCCCCCCACTAACAAAGTAGAGTATCTACCAAAAAAATCTATAGTTGTTGCTTGCCACAAATCTCGTAAAATAGTGGCTTGCATTACCGGAAGGCGATCGCTCTGGACTTGAGAAAAGCGTAAATCTGCTAAGATATCCTCTATTTTCTGAAGAATTAAGTGCAATAGTTCTCGTTTCTTATCTTCTCGAAAAATGTCAATTTCTAAGGGAATAGAAGTCAAATTCTCTAGACTAAATTCTAATCTTTCCCGCGTTGAAGTAAATATTGTTGTTGGTTGTTGGGGAGCCGGGAGTCGGGAGTCGGGAGTCGGGAGGAGCGAGGAGCGAGGAGCGAGGAGTAAGTTTTCTGTCTGTCTCCCTTGTCTCCCTTCGCCCCCTAATCCCCACTCCCTTCGGTCGCGGGAACCCCGACCCCCTTGTCTCCCTTGTCTCCCTTGTCCCCCCTGTCTTCCTTGTCCTTCCTCATTCCCTACCGCTAACAACCGATCGACAACCCACCGCGCTGCTAATAATTCTCGCCTTTGTCCTGCCAACATAGCGCGATCGAGTGTAGGGAGTCCAGGTTCTTGCAGCCTTGCTGTGACTTGCGCCAAATTACCGTCTATTTGTTGCAAACCCGATTGGCGCAGACGATCGCGGGTTCCGATGAAAAACCATTGGAAGGGCGGGTTTGTCTGTATTGTCGATCGGCTTCCAGACACATCTGATAAACCCACCCCTACAATTTTGGACTCCCAATAAGATCGCCCTGCTACCAATTCTCGAATTATATGAATTATTTCCTCTGCGGCAATTCCTTTATGGCAAAATCCCTCTACACCCGCTCGTCTTGCTGCGGCGAGTTGACTGGGTTCGGGGTGGCAAGTCAGTATGAGGATCGGCAGGTTGGGATATTGAGTTTTGATTTGCTGACATAGTTGCCATCCCATGACAGAGGAATCAGACAATCTCAGCTCGACGATCGCTGCATCTATTCCTATTGCTGATACATTCTGCAAGCCAGCCTGACTATCGGCTGCTTCTGCTGCTACTCGTATATGTGGATCTTGCTCTAAAACGACCCTCAAACCCGTGCGGTAGATAGAGTCTGGATCGATTATTAGTAGGTTAATAGGGCGATCGCTCATCATGCGTTATTTGGCTGCTTCCATGCAGAGCGTACCGCAAATTGTTGTTTTTTGTTACTGCCTGTAGCCGTAAAAATTAATGCTATAGTCAGTAATTTTTACACCTGTCCTGGCTTCAACCTCCCGCAGCAAGCTTTCTGGCAATTCCACCTCAACATCAAGAATTTGAGCGGTATCCAGACAGTTGATGTGGCTGTGGGAGTCGCTGATATTACCGTACAGGCGACCGTCAGCACGCTCGATGCATTCTATAATACCCTGGGATGACAGCGCTTCTAAGTTTTGGTACACCGAGGTGTGTCCGATGTCTTTACCTTGCTGGTTGAGGCGATCGTAAATTTCTCTTGCCGATAAGTGTTCTTTAGCCTGCCATAGTAACTCTAGTATAAAACGACGCTGGCGGCTGACGCGCATACCTAAGTGCTGACACCGTTCTAAAGCATCTTCTAGAGATCGAATTGGTTTTACTGCTGCCGCTTCTTGTTGCATATCCGCATCTTTGAGCTAAATTTATGTAGCTTAACTACCCATGTCAATGAGTGATGATTTTATCTTCTATTTAGTTTCAAACACTGAGTCTTCTTTGAATTTGTACTAAGAGCTTCAGGTTAATACGTTTAATCCCATACCGTTGCTAATGACGTTTCGCTTTTGTTTGTAAAATTACAACCTGCATAAAACTGTACGAGACTTAACAATTAACTGTCGAGTTCTTAGTTACTTATATGAACTCATTACAAGTTTAATCTATTTTGGATGTAAACGTCTATCTGTTATCAGTGACTAGTGGCTGGTGGCTAGTGGCTAGACAAGAATCTAGTTCCGCAGCGCCAAAGCGCCACTTCCCAACAACCAACAACCAACAACAAATGACCAATGACCCATGACACTATTTAGCAGTATTGAGTTCGTCGAGCATAGACCAGACTTGTTGCATCAGTGCGTCCAATCCTTGACGGGTGACAGCTGAGATTGTTAAGACTTGCATTCCAGTCCGATCTTCTAACTGTTGAACGATCGCCTTTACCGTGGCTTCATCTACTGCATCGACTTTATTGAGAGCTAAGATTTGAGGACGTTCTGCTAGTCCGCGATCGTAGGCAATTAATTCTTGCTGGATAATTTGGTAGTCAGACAAAGGCTGTTCGCTACTAACGTCAACTAAATGGAGTAATAACCGAGTGCGTTCGATGTGACGTAAAAATTCGTGTCCTAACCCAGCTCCTTCATGCGCTCCCTCAATTAACCCAGGAATATCAGCAAATACAGTTCCGTCACCCGTTGGCTTGCGGACGACTCCTAAATTCGGTACTAGGGTGGTGAAAGGATAGTCGGCGATTTTCGGTTTAGCAGCAGATAAAGCAGAAATGAGAGTTGATTTTCCGGCATTAGGTAGTCCAATAATGCCAACTTCTGCCAACAGTTTTAACTCTAAGCGCAATAGTTTGTGTTCTCCAGGCAATCCTGGTAGGGCATACTCTGGAGCGCGGTTGCGGTTACTTAAGAAATATTTATTACCCAGTCCTCCCTTACCACCTTCAGCCACACACAAAACTTGACCTGAAAGGACGAGATCGCCGATAATTTCTCCAGTTTCCCGATCGTAGACAACCGTACCGCAGGGAACCTCAAGATATAGGTCTTCGCCTGCGCCTCCCGTGCAGTTATTCGGTCCACCACGTTCGCCATTTTTGGCTTTAAAACTGCGGGCGTACTGAAAATCTAGCAAAGTTTGCAGATTTTCCATTGCTACTAAGAACACAGAACCGCCTTTACCACCATTTCCGCCAGCAGGTCCGCCAGCAGGTACGTACTTTTCTCGGCGGAAGGCGACGATTCCATCGCCACCTTTACCAGCTAGCACTTCAATTTCCGCGCGATCGATAAATTGCATGATTGGTTATTTGTCATTGGTCATTTGTCATTTGTCGCATCTATGACTAATGACTCTTAAATATATTCTGAAACATCTTCGCCACAGTCATCTGCCAAGTAGGACAAGGCACGGAAGCGCAAGCCTACTAGTTGTTCGTATAGTGGGTTGAGCTTGCATAAAGGGGGAATGTGGACGACTTTATGACCGAAGAGTTTGATATCTCGTTCAAAAGGACATTGGGGAGGTATCATTTTACATAAAAAATGGGCAACTTTGGGATCGTGGATTTCTAACCCATCGAGCCAGTCGCGCACGGGGTGGAGTACATCTATATGAGGATGAGAACCTAACTCATCTTGCGGGCGATCGCCGCGATCGCATAGAGTATGACGCAGGGAGACAAGTACGTTATCTTGTAGACCGAGGGCGTGGCAGAACTGATGTAACAGATCGTCTTCGGGGGTAGAGTAAGTACCATCGGCGATCGCCACCATGACAGCTGTGCGTAAAAAGTTTTCTGCCATGTTCTGGTTTTGTCCCAGCGCCGCAGCAAGTTCCTCTACTGTAATTGGTGTCATGGCACTTAGTTTGTCTGTGGGTTTTAATTCTCCTAGTGCCAGAGTCGGAATGAGTTCTCGTTCGTGTGCCTCAAAATCACCATCTGCCCAGGCTACTGCCAGTAAACCGCGCAGCCAAGCTTCAATTTGCTCTTGCGTATTTGGAGAAATTGCCAGATTTGTCATAAAGTTTCTACCTACAAATTTGCCAAAACATGCCGAAACAATATTAGCGTTAGCGAGAGCCTCGCTAGCGTAAACTAGTAAACCGAATTAATTGCCACAAGGATTGTTGCGTGACTTTATCAGAATTCGGATTGTTCTTAATTTCGATCCTAGCGAGTGTAGCTGGGCAATGGTTACTCAAAACAGGCGCATTAAAGTTAGGAAAAGTTAATG
This window of the Chroococcidiopsis thermalis PCC 7203 genome carries:
- a CDS encoding 4-hydroxybenzoate solanesyltransferase — translated: MNTIAPQQSSEPTWLKIIRLLRWDKPEGRLILMIPALWAVFLAARATPPLLLVGVIVLGTFATSAAGCVANDLWDRDIDPQVERTRNRPLASRALSIRVGIVVGLIALVCAFILSLYLNQLSFWLCVAAVPVILLYPGAKRVFPVPQLVLSIAWGFGVLISWSAVTGSLDKATWLLWGATLCWTLGFDTVYAMSDREDDKRIGVNSSALFFGKYAPEAIAVFFAGTVFLLGWLGVVMHLRLGFWITLVLAASGWIWQYTRLRDPQLPNPAYGEMFRQNVWLGFLLLGGMIAGILI
- a CDS encoding Uma2 family endonuclease; amino-acid sequence: MIASPQQSYLTPDEYLQLEDASNIKHEYIDGQVFAMAGASDPHVTIALNIATLLRSHVRGSGCRVYIADMKARIESLNRFYYPDVMVTCDPRDRETSTYKCFPSLIVEVLSDFTEAFDRGDKFVDYQELESLREYVLINTKRQRVECFRRNEQGLWVLQSYTPQQTTFRLDSIGFESTLEALYEDVTFTTSQ
- a CDS encoding DUF5677 domain-containing protein, with amino-acid sequence MVDTYDLLTQWASEGNEVVDSYLDLTSQFLLEKPSIDPRTQWILRYLTVSCNQTTNSTFLLIANAQLWDAEILLRSVIEGTIKYIYLCLGDENDYISKSEEYLLHLPNIGEIKHQQRIRSFLQNVDNPTSDEYAILRETLIEEAELAELYNNYPRENRKQLEQRWAFNEIANILTRDDIGLKNFDALRYLLSYTYGIGSHLAHQDATGLKLIHNRLQKTFEDARSDELAHASRQINDLLMMAFFRSAMTYHLHHADIKPIMNLFESHQQFINTMAKVRKDWWKKYTEQS
- a CDS encoding DUF5615 family PIN-like protein, producing the protein MSRIFICLYLDEDVNVLVADLLHARGFDVITTRDAGQLHATDAEQLAYAISQARTLVTHNRTDFEELIQKYFDLGQTHYGVIFAVRRSPQEIAQRLLAILNQITSDEMQNQVRYI
- a CDS encoding DUF433 domain-containing protein; its protein translation is MVQATEYLYVVRDDEILHGEPIIRGTRTPVRAIVETWRMGIAPEEIPKGMPHLTLGQIFGALTYYSDHQDEINQYIEKNRIPDELIDPLVIDL
- a CDS encoding DUF3685 domain-containing protein encodes the protein MMSDRPINLLIIDPDSIYRTGLRVVLEQDPHIRVAAEAADSQAGLQNVSAIGIDAAIVELRLSDSSVMGWQLCQQIKTQYPNLPILILTCHPEPSQLAAARRAGVEGFCHKGIAAEEIIHIIRELVAGRSYWESKIVGVGLSDVSGSRSTIQTNPPFQWFFIGTRDRLRQSGLQQIDGNLAQVTARLQEPGLPTLDRAMLAGQRRELLAARWVVDRLLAVGNEEGQGRQGGQGRQGRQGGRGSRDRREWGLGGEGRQGRQTENLLLAPRSSLLPTPDSRLPAPQQPTTIFTSTRERLEFSLENLTSIPLEIDIFREDKKRELLHLILQKIEDILADLRFSQVQSDRLPVMQATILRDLWQATTIDFFGRYSTLLVGGITVDFVNSLLQAEIVVQTAILDKIPLVSDLFSYLLFATPLVIDNTSFAAESLEAKERAEIILQNLIIQVANAVVQPLLNQFAELEVIKQSYYDRRLISTREIERFRNNLSWKYRARTYFEEPRQVFESRYELLLLAPRGIAKISIYAPRDRELTQLSGIPLIVTLALELRDAIAPRLQAVVSFVGKGVIFVLTQVVGKTIGLIGRGVLQGLGGSWQESKNKRL
- a CDS encoding Fur family transcriptional regulator — translated: MQQEAAAVKPIRSLEDALERCQHLGMRVSRQRRFILELLWQAKEHLSAREIYDRLNQQGKDIGHTSVYQNLEALSSQGIIECIERADGRLYGNISDSHSHINCLDTAQILDVEVELPESLLREVEARTGVKITDYSINFYGYRQ
- the obgE gene encoding GTPase ObgE → MQFIDRAEIEVLAGKGGDGIVAFRREKYVPAGGPAGGNGGKGGSVFLVAMENLQTLLDFQYARSFKAKNGERGGPNNCTGGAGEDLYLEVPCGTVVYDRETGEIIGDLVLSGQVLCVAEGGKGGLGNKYFLSNRNRAPEYALPGLPGEHKLLRLELKLLAEVGIIGLPNAGKSTLISALSAAKPKIADYPFTTLVPNLGVVRKPTGDGTVFADIPGLIEGAHEGAGLGHEFLRHIERTRLLLHLVDVSSEQPLSDYQIIQQELIAYDRGLAERPQILALNKVDAVDEATVKAIVQQLEDRTGMQVLTISAVTRQGLDALMQQVWSMLDELNTAK
- a CDS encoding Mo-dependent nitrogenase C-terminal domain-containing protein — protein: MTNLAISPNTQEQIEAWLRGLLAVAWADGDFEAHERELIPTLALGELKPTDKLSAMTPITVEELAAALGQNQNMAENFLRTAVMVAIADGTYSTPEDDLLHQFCHALGLQDNVLVSLRHTLCDRGDRPQDELGSHPHIDVLHPVRDWLDGLEIHDPKVAHFLCKMIPPQCPFERDIKLFGHKVVHIPPLCKLNPLYEQLVGLRFRALSYLADDCGEDVSEYI